Proteins from a genomic interval of Kitasatospora herbaricolor:
- a CDS encoding DUF1015 family protein gives MSAPSAESGAESPQGGPGDPGHVATAGLSLSPFRGLRYDPDRVGTLAAVTSPPYDVVDPGRRLDLETADPHNVVRLILPRPEPDDAGDRPDRDTRYRHAARLLRAWRREGVLVPDPAPALYVYEQRAGDDGTGPGRVQRGLIGALAVSGPEGGVVLPHEDVMPKPVADRVGLMRTTRANLEPLLLTYRGNGGAAGVIERAVLGEPLLTTTTTDGTHHRLWAVTAPADLAEVSRDLATCRALIADGHHRWEMYLRLQREHRHLPRSPWDRGLVLLVDTARYPLRVRAIHRVLYRLPVTEALELLGDHWQVKEVAGPLTGALEALTELKRHGGNGFVLTGGDGQFWLIGEPDEALLDATVPQDKPQEWRHLDATVLHSTLLEHIWQVPDGPDDIGYLHTAAGAEREAARTGGTAVLLHPVKESVVRRLAEQGVTMPRKSTSFGPKPATGLVIRSLELG, from the coding sequence ATGAGTGCACCCAGTGCAGAAAGCGGAGCGGAGTCTCCGCAGGGCGGCCCCGGCGATCCCGGGCACGTCGCCACCGCAGGGCTGTCCCTGTCCCCCTTCCGCGGCCTGCGGTACGACCCCGACCGGGTCGGCACGCTCGCCGCCGTCACCTCACCCCCGTACGACGTGGTCGATCCCGGCCGCCGGCTCGACCTGGAGACGGCCGACCCGCACAACGTCGTACGGCTGATCCTGCCGCGTCCCGAGCCCGACGACGCCGGCGACCGGCCCGACCGCGACACCCGCTACCGCCACGCGGCGAGACTGCTGCGGGCCTGGCGGCGCGAAGGCGTGCTGGTGCCCGACCCCGCGCCCGCTCTGTACGTCTACGAGCAGCGGGCGGGCGACGACGGCACCGGCCCGGGGCGGGTGCAGCGCGGCCTGATCGGCGCGCTGGCGGTCAGCGGCCCGGAGGGCGGGGTCGTGCTGCCGCACGAGGACGTGATGCCCAAACCCGTCGCCGACCGGGTCGGCCTGATGCGCACCACCCGCGCCAACCTCGAACCGCTGCTGCTCACCTACCGGGGCAACGGCGGCGCGGCCGGTGTGATCGAACGCGCGGTGCTCGGCGAACCGCTGCTCACCACGACCACCACCGACGGCACCCATCACCGACTGTGGGCGGTCACCGCGCCGGCCGACCTCGCCGAGGTCTCCCGCGACCTGGCCACCTGCCGGGCGCTGATCGCCGACGGCCACCACCGCTGGGAGATGTACCTGCGACTCCAGCGCGAGCACCGGCACCTGCCCCGCAGCCCATGGGACCGCGGGCTGGTGCTGCTGGTCGACACCGCCCGCTACCCGCTGCGGGTCCGCGCGATCCACCGGGTGCTCTACCGCCTGCCGGTCACCGAGGCGCTGGAGCTCCTGGGCGACCACTGGCAGGTCAAGGAGGTCGCGGGGCCGCTGACCGGCGCCCTGGAGGCCCTCACGGAACTCAAGCGGCACGGCGGCAACGGCTTCGTCCTGACCGGCGGGGACGGGCAGTTCTGGCTGATCGGCGAGCCGGACGAGGCCCTGCTGGACGCGACCGTGCCGCAGGACAAGCCGCAGGAGTGGCGTCACCTGGACGCGACGGTCCTGCACTCCACCCTGCTGGAGCACATCTGGCAGGTCCCCGACGGCCCGGACGACATCGGCTACCTGCACACCGCCGCCGGCGCCGAGCGGGAGGCCGCCCGTACCGGCGGGACGGCCGTCCTGCTGCACCCGGTCAAGGAGAGCGTGGTGCGGCGGCTGGCCGAGCAGGGCGTCACGATGCCCCGCAAGTCCACCTCCTTCGGCCCGAAGCCGGCC
- a CDS encoding tetratricopeptide repeat protein yields the protein MSDGQERVGGGGPTDGGGGAPEQGRPGEPTGDVYDWYRRGAKLLAEGHPGAAVQLLSRAAAAEPQSHSIREALARAQFDAGSYAAALENFRAVAMADPSDDYARFGWGISAARLGDFETSAKHLALAVAMSPGTAHYRAALKQTRATLAARAGAYGPLLPGAPGYPGAEAGTEAGAEAVQLDAPDAPGGGAAAGTGQGTDKAGNGAGDAELTDDEEEHE from the coding sequence ATGAGCGACGGGCAGGAGCGGGTCGGCGGCGGCGGACCCACCGACGGCGGGGGCGGGGCGCCCGAGCAGGGGCGGCCGGGCGAGCCGACGGGCGATGTGTACGACTGGTACCGGCGTGGTGCCAAGCTGCTGGCGGAGGGCCATCCCGGGGCCGCGGTGCAGTTGCTGTCCCGGGCGGCGGCGGCCGAGCCGCAGTCGCACAGCATCCGCGAGGCGCTGGCCAGGGCGCAGTTCGACGCGGGTTCGTACGCGGCCGCGCTGGAGAACTTCCGGGCGGTGGCGATGGCCGACCCGTCGGACGACTACGCTCGGTTCGGCTGGGGCATCTCGGCCGCCCGGCTGGGCGACTTCGAGACCTCCGCCAAGCACCTGGCGCTGGCGGTGGCGATGAGCCCCGGAACGGCCCACTACCGGGCCGCGCTCAAGCAGACCCGGGCGACGCTGGCGGCCCGGGCGGGGGCCTACGGGCCCCTGCTGCCCGGGGCGCCCGGCTACCCGGGAGCCGAGGCCGGAACCGAAGCCGGAGCCGAGGCCGTCCAGCTGGACGCTCCGGACGCTCCGGGCGGCGGGGCCGCGGCGGGCACGGGCCAGGGCACGGACAAGGCCGGCAATGGCGCGGGCGACGCGGAGCTGACGGACGACGAGGAAGAGCACGAATGA
- a CDS encoding HAD-IIA family hydrolase: protein MNDTATTARRTVPAGSDRPLTEAYDTALLDLDGVVYAGPHAIAHAVESLDAARAAGMRLAYVTNNASRPPQVVAGHLTELGVPAEAGDVINSAQAAARLVADKVPAGSKVLVIGGAGLVEAVAERGLVAVRSLDEEPAAVVQGYDPSVGWAQLAEASYAVQQGLPWVASNTDLTIPTARGIAPGNGTLVAAVRAATGVEPEVAGKPMPPMHRETVLRTGAERPLVVGDRLDTDIEGAHNGGVDSLLVFTGVTTPAQLLTAPVEHRPTYLAEDLRGLLLAQSAVEPADGGGFACGGWTASVAEGLLRLDGVGEDRYDGLRALCAAAWTALDGGAGVPDGRKALADLGF, encoded by the coding sequence ATGAACGACACGGCAACCACCGCCCGGCGCACCGTACCGGCCGGCAGTGACCGCCCGCTGACCGAGGCGTACGACACCGCCCTGCTCGACCTCGACGGGGTGGTGTACGCCGGCCCGCACGCGATCGCGCACGCGGTGGAGTCGCTGGACGCGGCCCGGGCGGCCGGGATGCGCCTGGCCTACGTCACCAACAACGCCTCCCGTCCGCCGCAGGTGGTGGCCGGCCACCTGACCGAGCTGGGGGTGCCGGCCGAGGCCGGGGACGTGATCAACTCGGCGCAGGCGGCGGCCCGGCTGGTGGCGGACAAGGTGCCGGCCGGCTCCAAGGTGCTGGTGATCGGTGGCGCCGGGCTGGTCGAGGCGGTGGCCGAGCGCGGGCTGGTCGCCGTCCGTTCGCTGGACGAGGAGCCTGCCGCGGTGGTGCAGGGGTACGACCCGTCGGTGGGCTGGGCGCAGCTCGCGGAGGCCTCCTACGCGGTGCAGCAGGGGCTGCCGTGGGTCGCGTCCAACACCGACCTGACCATCCCGACGGCCCGCGGCATCGCTCCGGGCAACGGGACGCTGGTGGCGGCCGTCCGGGCCGCGACCGGGGTCGAGCCGGAGGTGGCGGGCAAGCCGATGCCGCCGATGCACCGGGAGACGGTGCTGCGGACGGGCGCGGAGCGGCCGTTGGTGGTCGGCGACCGCCTCGACACCGACATCGAGGGCGCCCACAACGGCGGGGTGGACAGCCTGCTGGTCTTCACCGGTGTCACCACCCCCGCGCAGCTGCTGACCGCGCCGGTCGAGCACCGGCCCACCTACCTGGCCGAGGACCTGCGCGGCCTGCTGCTCGCCCAGTCGGCGGTGGAGCCGGCGGACGGCGGCGGCTTCGCCTGCGGCGGGTGGACGGCCTCGGTCGCGGAGGGCCTGCTGCGGCTCGACGGGGTCGGCGAGGACCGCTACGACGGGCTGCGGGCGCTGTGCGCGGCGGCCTGGACGGCGCTGGACGGCGGCGCCGGTGTGCCGGACGGGCGCAAGGCCCTGGCGGACCTCGGGTTCTGA
- a CDS encoding sterol-binding protein, with the protein MANAEECREALEQLSRNMANSTGDVRKAAALDRSLTCWITDLDITFHGRLREGRIQDVTEAPGRPAERAEIRLAMSGDDLVALVGGRLNFASAWAGGRVKLEAGFRDLLRLRTLL; encoded by the coding sequence ATGGCCAACGCCGAGGAGTGCCGCGAGGCATTGGAGCAGCTCAGCCGGAACATGGCGAACTCCACCGGCGACGTCCGCAAGGCGGCCGCCCTCGACCGCTCCCTGACCTGCTGGATCACCGATCTCGACATCACCTTCCACGGCCGGCTGCGCGAGGGCCGGATCCAGGACGTCACCGAGGCTCCCGGGAGGCCCGCCGAGCGGGCCGAGATCCGGCTCGCGATGTCCGGCGACGACCTGGTCGCCCTGGTCGGCGGCCGGCTGAACTTCGCCTCGGCCTGGGCCGGCGGCCGGGTCAAGCTGGAGGCCGGCTTCCGCGACCTGCTCCGGCTGCGCACCCTGCTCTGA
- a CDS encoding TlyA family RNA methyltransferase, protein MARRRLDAELVRRKLARSREHASELIAAGRVTVGGTTATKPATQVETAAAVVVAKDENDPDYVSRGGHKLAGAFAAFGPQGLVVAGRRALDAGASTGGFTDVLLRAGAAHVLAVDVGYGQLAWSLQSDERVTVMDRTNVRELNLEQIGGRPVDLVVGDLSFISLGLVLPALAACSAEDADLVLMVKPQFEIGKERLGSGGVVRSPELRAEMVRRVAAQAWALGLGVRAVTASPLPGPSGNVEYFLWLRRDAAELDPAEADRAVAEGPG, encoded by the coding sequence GTGGCACGACGCCGACTCGACGCGGAGCTGGTCCGCCGCAAGCTGGCCCGGTCGCGCGAGCACGCGTCCGAGCTGATCGCGGCCGGCCGGGTGACCGTCGGCGGCACCACCGCGACCAAGCCGGCGACCCAGGTCGAGACCGCGGCGGCCGTGGTGGTCGCCAAGGACGAGAACGACCCCGACTACGTCTCGCGCGGCGGGCACAAGCTGGCGGGCGCCTTCGCGGCCTTCGGCCCGCAGGGCCTCGTGGTGGCGGGCCGCAGGGCGCTGGACGCCGGCGCGTCCACCGGCGGCTTCACCGACGTCCTGCTGCGGGCCGGCGCCGCGCACGTCCTGGCGGTGGACGTCGGCTACGGGCAGCTCGCCTGGTCGCTGCAGAGCGACGAGCGGGTCACCGTGATGGACCGCACCAATGTGCGAGAGCTGAACCTGGAGCAGATCGGCGGCAGGCCCGTCGACCTGGTCGTCGGCGACCTGTCCTTCATCTCGCTCGGGCTGGTGCTGCCGGCGCTGGCGGCCTGCAGCGCCGAGGACGCCGACCTGGTGCTGATGGTCAAGCCGCAGTTCGAGATCGGCAAGGAGCGGCTCGGCAGCGGCGGGGTGGTCCGCAGTCCGGAGCTGCGGGCCGAGATGGTCCGCCGGGTGGCCGCCCAGGCCTGGGCCCTCGGGCTGGGGGTGCGGGCGGTCACCGCCAGCCCGCTGCCCGGCCCGTCCGGGAACGTCGAGTACTTCCTGTGGCTGCGCCGGGACGCCGCGGAGCTGGACCCGGCCGAGGCGGACCGGGCCGTCGCGGAGGGCCCCGGATAG
- a CDS encoding NAD kinase, translated as MTEERTVFLIAHTGRETALRSVEGLVHGLLKAGIRIRLLAAEAVDLDLPDGVERVAGGEGAADGCELILVAGGDGTLLRGAELAREHGLPMLGINLGRVGFLAEAERDDLAVVVERVVDADYEVEERMTLDVLVRTNGDVIHQDWALNEASIEKASRERMLEVVTEVDGRPVSNFGCDGVVCATPTGSTAYAFSGGGPVVWPEVEALLMVPISAHALFARPLVTSPHSVLAVEVQPKTPHGVLWCDGRRSVELPAGARVEVRRGQTPVRLARLHRAPFTDRLVAKFALPVTGWRGRGGAC; from the coding sequence ATGACTGAGGAACGTACGGTCTTCCTGATCGCGCACACCGGTCGCGAGACCGCGCTGCGCAGTGTCGAAGGACTGGTGCACGGCCTGCTGAAGGCGGGGATCCGGATCCGGCTGCTGGCCGCCGAGGCGGTCGACCTGGACCTCCCGGACGGGGTGGAGCGGGTCGCCGGCGGGGAGGGCGCGGCGGACGGCTGCGAGCTGATCCTGGTGGCCGGCGGGGACGGCACGCTGCTGCGCGGCGCCGAGCTGGCCCGCGAGCACGGGCTGCCGATGCTCGGCATCAACCTCGGCCGGGTCGGCTTCCTCGCGGAGGCCGAGCGGGACGACCTCGCGGTGGTCGTGGAGCGGGTGGTCGACGCCGACTACGAGGTCGAGGAGCGGATGACCCTCGACGTGCTGGTGCGCACCAACGGCGACGTGATCCACCAGGACTGGGCGCTGAACGAGGCGTCCATCGAGAAGGCCTCGCGGGAGCGGATGCTGGAGGTGGTGACCGAGGTGGACGGCCGCCCGGTCTCCAACTTCGGCTGCGACGGGGTGGTCTGCGCGACGCCGACCGGCTCGACCGCGTACGCCTTCTCGGGCGGCGGCCCGGTGGTGTGGCCGGAGGTGGAGGCGCTGCTGATGGTGCCGATCAGCGCGCACGCGCTGTTCGCCCGGCCGCTGGTCACCTCGCCGCACTCGGTGCTGGCGGTCGAGGTGCAGCCCAAGACCCCGCACGGGGTGCTCTGGTGCGACGGCCGCCGTTCGGTCGAACTGCCCGCCGGCGCGCGGGTGGAGGTCCGCCGAGGCCAGACGCCGGTCCGGCTGGCGCGGCTGCACCGGGCGCCGTTCACCGACCGGCTGGTGGCCAAGTTCGCCCTCCCGGTGACCGGGTGGCGCGGGCGCGGCGGAGCCTGCTGA
- a CDS encoding MOSC domain-containing protein has translation MNGTIAAVSRGTGHGFSKPNRPSVRLLAGLGVEGDAHLGVTVQHRSRVAQDPTQPNLRQVHLMHAELHDELRLAGHPVAAGELGENITTRGLDLLGLPRGTRLHLGAEAVVEVTGLRNPCLQIEAFQGGLLKQVVGRDEAGNVVRRAGIMGVVLAGGEVRPGDTVRVELPDGPPLPLERV, from the coding sequence ATGAACGGGACGATAGCGGCGGTCAGCCGCGGCACGGGGCACGGGTTCAGCAAGCCGAACCGGCCGAGCGTACGGCTGCTCGCGGGGCTCGGCGTGGAGGGCGACGCCCACCTGGGGGTGACCGTCCAGCACCGCTCGCGGGTCGCGCAGGACCCGACGCAGCCGAACCTCCGTCAGGTGCACCTGATGCACGCCGAGTTGCACGACGAACTGCGGCTGGCGGGACACCCGGTGGCGGCCGGCGAGCTGGGGGAGAACATCACCACCCGCGGGCTCGACCTGCTGGGCCTGCCCCGCGGCACCAGGCTGCACCTGGGCGCGGAGGCGGTGGTCGAGGTGACCGGGCTGCGCAACCCCTGCCTGCAGATCGAGGCGTTCCAGGGCGGCCTGCTGAAGCAGGTGGTCGGCCGGGACGAGGCGGGCAACGTGGTCCGCAGGGCGGGGATCATGGGCGTCGTGCTGGCCGGCGGCGAGGTCCGCCCCGGCGACACCGTCCGGGTCGAGCTCCCGGACGGGCCGCCACTGCCGCTCGAACGGGTCTGA
- the yczR gene encoding MocR-like transcription factor YczR has translation MAEWHSTVTPAALARLLGAARLPEPAGHRPAYRTLADQVRTLVSAGRLPVGARLPAERELALALAVSRTTVATAYETLRGEGYLHSRRGAGSWTALPAGAPPPSDAMHPVPPDEQGRVLDLGVAALPAPQPYLGEAAARALEQLPAYAAGHGCYPTGLPVLQEAVARRFTARGLPTTPDQILITTGAMSALHLLQRTLLGRGDRVAVESPSYAHTLQALRLNGSRLVPVPHAWPGGPDRLPLWDLPEWRRVLRGAAPKAAYVIPDFHNPTGALIDEEQRRELLAAARAAGTVVLADETTAELGWGIEDESLLPRPTAALDRAAQVVTVGSASKLLWGGLRIGWVRAAPALVRQLATDRVYTDLGTPVLDQLIAAVMLGDQLADVRAHQLRQLRATAAALTAGLRERLPHWRFAEPPGGLSLWLATDGVSGAALARAGERGSVRIAAGTRFGADGAFENFLRIPLTVPAAAVPDAVERLAAVASLAESGDRWSAADGRQPLAV, from the coding sequence GTGGCCGAATGGCACAGCACCGTCACCCCCGCCGCCCTCGCCCGGCTGCTGGGGGCCGCCCGGCTGCCCGAGCCGGCCGGGCATCGCCCCGCGTACCGCACGCTGGCCGACCAGGTCCGCACGCTGGTCTCGGCCGGCCGGCTGCCGGTCGGCGCACGGCTGCCCGCCGAGCGGGAACTGGCCCTCGCGCTCGCGGTGAGCCGCACCACCGTCGCCACCGCCTACGAGACCCTGCGCGGCGAGGGCTACCTGCACAGCCGGCGGGGCGCCGGCAGCTGGACGGCGCTGCCCGCGGGCGCGCCGCCGCCCAGCGACGCCATGCACCCCGTCCCGCCGGACGAGCAGGGCCGGGTGCTGGACCTCGGGGTCGCGGCGCTGCCCGCCCCGCAGCCCTACCTCGGCGAGGCCGCCGCCCGGGCGCTGGAGCAGCTGCCCGCGTACGCGGCCGGACACGGCTGCTACCCCACCGGCCTGCCGGTCCTCCAGGAGGCCGTGGCCCGCCGGTTCACCGCGCGTGGCCTGCCGACCACCCCCGACCAGATCCTGATCACCACCGGCGCGATGAGCGCCCTGCACCTGCTGCAGCGGACCCTGCTCGGGCGCGGCGACCGGGTCGCGGTCGAATCACCGAGCTACGCGCACACCCTGCAGGCGCTGCGGCTGAACGGCTCCCGCCTGGTGCCGGTGCCGCACGCCTGGCCCGGAGGCCCCGACCGGCTGCCGCTCTGGGACCTCCCCGAGTGGCGCCGGGTGCTGCGCGGCGCGGCGCCGAAGGCCGCCTACGTCATCCCCGACTTCCACAACCCGACCGGCGCGCTGATCGACGAGGAGCAGCGCCGCGAGCTGCTGGCGGCCGCCCGGGCCGCCGGGACGGTGGTGCTGGCCGACGAGACCACCGCCGAGCTGGGCTGGGGGATCGAGGACGAGAGCCTGCTGCCGCGCCCGACCGCCGCGCTGGACCGCGCCGCCCAGGTGGTCACCGTCGGCTCGGCCAGCAAGCTGCTCTGGGGCGGCCTGCGGATCGGCTGGGTCCGGGCGGCGCCCGCGCTGGTGCGCCAGCTGGCCACCGACCGGGTCTACACCGACCTGGGCACGCCCGTCCTGGACCAGCTGATCGCCGCCGTGATGCTCGGCGATCAGCTGGCGGACGTGCGCGCGCACCAGCTGCGGCAGCTGCGCGCCACCGCCGCGGCCCTGACGGCCGGGCTGCGCGAGCGGCTGCCGCACTGGCGGTTCGCCGAGCCGCCCGGCGGGCTCAGCCTCTGGCTGGCCACCGACGGGGTCTCGGGCGCCGCGCTCGCCCGGGCCGGGGAGCGCGGCAGCGTGCGGATCGCGGCCGGCACCCGGTTCGGCGCCGACGGCGCCTTCGAGAACTTCCTCCGGATCCCGCTCACGGTGCCCGCCGCGGCCGTCCCGGACGCGGTGGAGCGGCTGGCCGCCGTGGCCTCGCTGGCCGAGTCCGGCGACCGCTGGTCGGCCGCCGACGGGCGCCAGCCGCTGGCGGTCTGA
- the yczE gene encoding membrane protein YczE, whose protein sequence is MAVVAAPERAPATLAGRALGRRVPQLLAGLLLYGSSMALMMRATLGVNPWDVLHQGLQRHLGLSMGAWVTITGAAVLLLWIPLRQRPGVGTVGNVLLLGLAMDVTLRTVGTPGPLPARIALLALGIVLNGLATGLYIGARLGPGPRDGLMTGLHRRTGRSLRLIRTGIELTVLLVGILLGGTAGIGTVAYALAIGPLAQFFLRHCAVTPAVSEPAAPGLPERPAGPPSRVGAPAGTTAAGEVTAVPRN, encoded by the coding sequence ATGGCCGTCGTCGCCGCACCCGAACGAGCCCCCGCGACCCTGGCCGGCCGGGCCCTCGGCCGCCGCGTCCCGCAACTGCTGGCCGGACTGCTGCTCTACGGCTCCAGCATGGCCCTGATGATGCGCGCCACCCTCGGCGTCAACCCCTGGGACGTCCTGCACCAGGGCCTCCAGCGCCACCTGGGACTCTCGATGGGCGCCTGGGTGACCATCACCGGCGCCGCCGTCCTGCTGCTCTGGATCCCGCTGCGCCAGCGGCCCGGCGTCGGCACCGTCGGCAACGTGCTGCTGCTCGGCCTGGCCATGGACGTCACCCTGCGGACGGTCGGCACCCCCGGCCCGCTGCCCGCCCGGATCGCGCTGCTCGCCCTCGGCATCGTCCTCAACGGCCTGGCCACCGGCCTCTACATCGGCGCCCGGCTCGGCCCCGGCCCCCGGGACGGCCTGATGACCGGCCTGCACCGGCGTACCGGCCGCTCCCTGCGGCTGATCCGGACCGGTATCGAACTGACCGTGCTGCTCGTCGGCATCCTGCTCGGCGGCACCGCCGGGATCGGCACCGTCGCGTACGCGCTGGCCATCGGCCCGCTGGCGCAGTTCTTCCTGCGCCACTGCGCCGTGACGCCGGCCGTGTCCGAACCGGCCGCCCCCGGCCTGCCCGAGCGGCCCGCCGGGCCGCCCTCCCGGGTCGGTGCCCCGGCCGGTACGACGGCCGCCGGCGAGGTCACCGCGGTGCCCCGGAACTGA
- the recN gene encoding DNA repair protein RecN, whose protein sequence is MRIRDLGVIDDAVVELAPGFTAVTGETGAGKTMVVTSLGLLLGGRADPGLVRGGAARAVVEGRIELPAGSPAAARALEAGAELDDGALLISRTVSAEGRSRAFVGGRAVPVGVLAELGEDLIAVHGQTDQQRLLRPSRQRGALDRYAGENLTGPLERYREVYRDLREVSATLEELTTRARERAQEADLLRFGLDEVAAAEPVAGEDTELSAEAERLGHADALSSAATLAHAALAGDPAEPDSLDAGTLLAQARRALDGVRAHDERLAPLADRLNEVGYLLADVAGDLAGYADDLDADPVRLAAVEERRSVLAHLLRKYGGPENTLAEVLAWAEAGAARLAELDGDDERIDELAAREGELRGELARLAAEVSAAREAAAGRFAEAVSAELAELAMPHARVTFRISRTDDPAGLEVDGRTVAYGSHGVDEVEVLLAPHPGASPRPIAKGASGGELSRVMLAVEVVFAGADPVPTYLFDEVDAGVGGKAAVEIGRRLAKLAQSAQVVVVTHLPQVAAFADRHLVVEKTNDGTVTRSGVKVLDDEERVRELSRMLAGLEDSELGRAHAEELLAAARAPRGR, encoded by the coding sequence ATGCGGATACGAGATCTTGGTGTCATCGACGACGCCGTGGTCGAGCTGGCACCGGGGTTCACCGCCGTGACCGGCGAGACCGGCGCCGGCAAGACCATGGTGGTGACCAGCCTCGGCCTGCTGCTCGGCGGCCGGGCCGACCCGGGCCTGGTGCGCGGCGGCGCGGCCCGGGCCGTGGTCGAGGGCAGGATCGAGCTGCCCGCCGGCTCCCCGGCGGCCGCCCGCGCCCTGGAGGCGGGCGCCGAACTCGACGACGGCGCGCTGCTGATCAGCCGTACCGTCTCGGCCGAGGGCCGCTCCCGGGCGTTCGTCGGCGGGCGGGCCGTGCCGGTCGGGGTGCTCGCCGAACTCGGCGAGGACCTGATCGCCGTGCACGGCCAGACCGACCAGCAGCGGCTGCTGCGCCCCTCGCGCCAGCGCGGCGCGCTGGACCGCTACGCGGGCGAGAACCTGACCGGGCCGCTGGAGCGCTACCGGGAGGTCTACCGCGACCTGCGGGAGGTCTCCGCGACCCTGGAGGAGCTGACCACCCGGGCCCGCGAGCGCGCCCAGGAGGCCGACCTGCTCCGCTTCGGCCTGGACGAGGTCGCCGCCGCCGAACCGGTGGCCGGCGAGGACACCGAGCTGTCCGCCGAGGCCGAGCGCCTGGGCCACGCGGACGCGCTGTCCTCCGCCGCCACGCTGGCCCACGCCGCCCTGGCCGGGGACCCGGCCGAGCCCGACTCGCTGGACGCGGGCACCCTGCTCGCCCAGGCCCGCCGGGCGCTGGACGGCGTCCGGGCGCACGACGAGCGGCTCGCCCCGCTGGCGGACCGGCTCAACGAGGTCGGCTACCTGCTGGCCGACGTCGCCGGCGACCTGGCCGGCTACGCGGACGACCTGGACGCCGACCCCGTCCGGCTGGCCGCGGTGGAGGAGCGCCGCTCGGTGCTCGCCCACCTGCTGCGCAAGTACGGCGGCCCGGAGAACACCCTGGCCGAGGTGCTGGCCTGGGCCGAGGCCGGCGCCGCCCGGCTCGCCGAGCTGGACGGCGACGACGAGCGGATCGACGAGCTGGCCGCCCGCGAGGGCGAACTGCGAGGCGAGCTGGCCCGGCTCGCCGCCGAGGTGTCGGCCGCCCGCGAGGCGGCCGCCGGACGCTTCGCCGAGGCCGTCTCGGCCGAACTCGCCGAGCTGGCCATGCCGCACGCCCGGGTGACCTTCCGGATCAGCCGGACGGACGACCCGGCCGGGCTGGAGGTCGACGGCCGGACCGTCGCCTACGGTTCGCACGGCGTGGACGAGGTCGAGGTGCTGCTCGCCCCGCACCCGGGCGCCTCGCCGCGCCCGATCGCCAAGGGCGCCTCGGGGGGCGAGCTGTCCCGGGTGATGCTGGCCGTCGAGGTGGTGTTCGCCGGCGCGGACCCGGTGCCGACGTACCTCTTCGACGAGGTCGACGCGGGCGTCGGCGGCAAGGCGGCGGTGGAGATCGGCCGCCGGCTGGCCAAGCTGGCGCAGAGCGCGCAGGTCGTGGTGGTCACCCACCTGCCGCAGGTCGCGGCCTTCGCCGACCGGCACCTGGTGGTCGAGAAGACCAACGACGGCACCGTGACCCGCAGCGGCGTCAAGGTGCTCGACGACGAGGAGCGGGTCCGGGAGCTGTCCCGGATGCTGGCCGGCCTGGAGGACTCCGAGCTGGGCCGCGCCCACGCCGAGGAACTGCTGGCCGCCGCCCGCGCCCCGCGCGGCCGCTGA